In one Alnus glutinosa chromosome 14, dhAlnGlut1.1, whole genome shotgun sequence genomic region, the following are encoded:
- the LOC133857051 gene encoding LOW QUALITY PROTEIN: serine/threonine-protein kinase ATG1t (The sequence of the model RefSeq protein was modified relative to this genomic sequence to represent the inferred CDS: inserted 2 bases in 1 codon) — protein MEPETAPDNSEPVKVGDYVLESKLGEGSFSTVWKAEDSLSGQVVALKRVCLSRLNRHLRSCLECEINFLSSVNHPXIVSLFEVFQADGCIFLVLEFCAGGNLASFIHLRIFFYRLHGWVATWKVKLEKVPFNFLIMVIVMAQNILLSVPKDDAVLKISDFGLSRSVHPSDYAETVCGTPLYMAPEVLQFQRYDEKVDMWSVGAILFELLNGYPPFRGRTNVQLLQNIKTCTCLPFSQLFLPGLHPDSVDICSRLLSLNPADRLSFNEFYQHIFLRRRRVAT, from the exons ATGGAGCCCGAAACCGCACCCGATAACTCCGAACCCGTCAAAGTAGGAGACTATGTTCTAGAATCGAAGTTGGGAGAGGGTTCGTTCTCCACAGTGTGGAAGGCCGAGGACAGCTTGAGCGGCCAAGTGGTGGCGTTGAAGCGGGTCTGCCTGTCCAGGCTGAACCGCCACCTCAGGAGCTGCTTGGAGTGTGAAATCAACTTCTTGTCCTCTGTAAACCACCC CATCGTCAGCCTTTTCGAAGTTTTCCAG GCTGACGGTTGTATTTTCCTTGTCCTGGAATTTTGTGCTGGTGGAAATCTTGCTTCATTTATTCACTTAAGGATCTTTTTTTATAGACTTCACGGATGGGTTGCCACTTGGAAAGTTAAACTTGAAAA agttccttttaattttcttatcaTGGTGATTGTAATGGCACAGAATATTCTTCTCTCTGTCCCCAAGGATGATGCGGTTCTAAAGATATCTGATTTTGGACTTTCAAG ATCTGTACATCCAAGTGATTATGCTGAGACAGTTTGTGGAACCCCATTATACATGGCTCCAGAAGTTCTTCAATTCCAAAGATATGATGAAAAA GTTGACATGTGGAGTGTTGGTGCAATTCTTTTTGAGCTTCTGAATGGCTATCCACCTTTTCGTGGTAGGACCAACGTTCAG CTGCTACAGAACATCAAGACATGTACATGTCTTCCATTTTCTCAGTTATTCCTTCCGGGTTTGCATCCAGACTCTGTCGATATCTGTTCAAGGCTACTGTCTTTAAATCCAG CGGACCGCCTCTCCTTCAATGAATTTTATCAGCATATTTTTTTGAGAAGAAGACGAGTGGCAACTTAA